The Monodelphis domestica isolate mMonDom1 chromosome 7, mMonDom1.pri, whole genome shotgun sequence genome window below encodes:
- the LOC100618274 gene encoding olfactory receptor 13D1 produces MNGGNESIVLEFLLLGLSKHPKIEIFLFVLCLGIYLVILLGNSSLIILSIMDSNLHTPMYFFLSNLSFMDIFGTSSFLPLMLVNFLSVRKTISFAGCALQMYLTHALGTTECVLLAMMAYDRYVAICNPLRYTIIMNTRVCVQLAALSWIVGTINSLVQTILALRLSFCGNNIIDHFFCEILAVLKLACVDISLNAFVMMMAVLLVTMTPMLLILISYVFILATILRLNSAEGRKKAFSTCSAHLAVVIIFYGTILFMYSKPKAKDPDSDKLIALFYGAVTSMLNPIIYSLRNKEVKAAVKKVISSIRT; encoded by the coding sequence ATGAATGGAGGGAATGAAAGTATTGTGTTAGAATTCCTTCTGCTAGGGCTTTCTAAGCATCCCaaaattgaaatttttctttttgtgttgtgCTTAGGAATATATCTGGTCATTTTGCTAGGGAATTCCTCTCTTATTATATTAAGTATTATGGATTCCAACCTTCACACCCCCATGTATTTCTTCCTTAGCAACCTTTCTTTCATGGACATCTTTGGTACATCCTCTTTTTTGCCTCTAATGTTGGTCAATTTTCTATCAGTCAGAAAAACAATATCCTTTGCAGGATGTGCATTACAAATGTACCTCACTCATGCTTTGGGAACAACGGAATGTGTGCTGCTGGCCATGATGGCTTATGACCGGTATGTGGCCATCTGCAATCCCCTGAGATATACAATCATCATGAATACAAGAGTCTGTGTTCAGCTGGCAGCCCTTAGTTGGATAGTTGGTACCATAAATTCACTGGTGCAAACAATTCTTGCATTAAGGCTTTCCTTCTGTGGAAATAACATCATTGATCATTTCTTTTGTGAAATTCTGGCTGTCCTGAAACTGGCCTGTGTGGACATTTCCCTCAATGCTTTTGTCATGATGATGGCAGTTTTACTGGTCACAATGACACCAATGCTACTCATTTTGATCTCTTATGTGTTTATCCTTGCCACCATCCTGAGACTCAATTcagcagaaggaaggaagaaagcctTCTCCACCTGTTCAGCACATCTAGCTGTGGTCATCATATTCTACGGGACCATTCTCTTCATGTACTCTAAACCCAAGGCAAAGGACCCAGATTCAGACAAACTGATTGCCTTATTCTATGGTGCAGTGACCTCCATGCTGAACCCCATTATCTATAGTTTGAGGAACAAAGAAGTTAAAGCAGCAGTGAAAAAGGTAATATCCTCTATTAGAACATGA